Proteins found in one Arachis stenosperma cultivar V10309 chromosome 8, arast.V10309.gnm1.PFL2, whole genome shotgun sequence genomic segment:
- the LOC130945589 gene encoding uncharacterized protein LOC130945589 — translation MDDRVRLKVYYDGHILLQTSEGVKFVCDNPLDIVIPFTLSFEELKGIICEKMDFEISRRVSCILYRYPISVFGGFVQFQTKYVTDEASMQEMFSVYLESRSRMTFIELYIEFEQSAADRDIELEEYNSDSEEDFESNYEVVDLGGNEDEDDEGMVADVADVANALANQQPFVEPSFMRSLDLDAMHAPEYPQYLNAAELPLMPDGEFTVGMEFSSREAVIKAMKDYTIRRGVDYRVHESEPTTFYAKCTQYGAGCDWLIRVSKMSKKFCWEIRRYNGSHTCTRATISQDHSKLDSNTVAEAIKPLVEVDPSIRVKSVIAEVQSKFNYTISYRKAWLAKQKAVESIFGGWEASYEALPIWFEAMCHKEQHAVVHFETMPAYQGDDWVPNIRVLNRVFWSYYPCIRAFRHCKPIVQVDGTHLYGKYKGCLLVAVSQDGNNNIVPIAFAIVEGETSEAWHFFLSNLRQHVVTRDGVGLISDRHDSIRSAIARSHGAWSPPRAFHMFCIRHIESNFLRKFKALYLQKLIVNIGMKFTITFTPGLSYCDERFLWWAHFYVTGYSRTVREYETRYQRLHERGEAYTNWLDRIPREQYALAFDGGYRWGHMTTNLVECINSVLKGARNLPVAALVKATFYRLNELFTRKRAEAEARINEGHVFSEHVTSKLHANQLAAGNIQVSCFDRQNEVFEVRECPSGVEYTVDLRQQRCDCGEFQVDRLPCRHVFACCANQRLDWQLYVHDVYKMDQIRRVYRVRFRPLGNPSTWPVYHGPRFVGNPFLRRVSKGRPRMTRFLNEMDTRMLRGPRRCKQCGAEGHSRSRCRQRGGPSNPGATTQ, via the exons ATGGATGATAGAGTAAGGTTAAAAGTATATTATGATGGCCATATTTTATTACAAACATCAGAAGGAGTGAAATTTGTGTGTGATAATCCGTTAGATATTGTTATTCCATTCACACTGTCATTTGAAGAATTAAAAGGGATCATATGTGAGAAGATGGATTTTGAAATATCTAGGAGAGTATCGTGTATTCTGTACAGATATCCTATATCTGTCTTTGGTGGGTTCGTGCAATTTCAAACGAAATACGTGACCGACGAGGCGAGCATGCAAGAAATGTTTTCAGTGTATCTTGAAAGTCGGTCGCGAATGACGTTTATCGAATTGTATATCGAGTTCGAGCAATCTGCAGCGGACCGAgatattgaattggaagagtACAACAGTGATAGTGAAGAAGACTTCGAAAGTAACTACGAGGTCGTTGATCTAGGTGGAAACGAAGATGAAGATGACGAGGGTATGGTGGCAGATGTAGCGGACGTGGCAAATGCACTAGCAAATCAGCAGCCGTTTGTGGAGCCAAGTTTCATGCGGTCGTTGGATTTGGATGCCATGCATGCACCGGAGTATCCTCAATATTTAAATGCAG CAGAGCTTCCCCTTATGCCGGATGGTGAATTTACTGTGGGGATGGAATTCAGTTCTAGGGAGGCAGTAATTAAGGCGATGAAAGATTATACAATCCGCAGAGGTGTGGATTATCGGGTGCATGAGTCAGAACCGACGACATTCTATGCTAAATGCACCCAGTATGGTGCAGGATGTGATTGGCTGATAAGGGTGAGCAAAATGTCCAAAAAGTTCTGCTGGGAGATAAGGAGGTACAACGGTAGTCACACCTGTACTAGGGCCACCATTTCTCAAGATCATTCGAAGCTAGATTCCAACACAGTTGCAGAAGCAATAAAGCCGTTGGTAGAAGTTGACCCGTCTATTAGGGTGAAATCAGTGATTGCGGAAGTACAGTCAAAGTTTAACTACACCATTAGTTATCGCAAAGCATGGTTGGCTAAACAGAAGGCAGTGGAGTCAATTTTCGGAGGGTGGGAAGCTTCGTACGAAGCCTTGCCGATATGGTTTGAGGCCATGTGTCACAAGGAGCAACACGCAGTTGTTCATTTTGAAACAATGCCTGCGTACCAGGGAGATGACTGGGTTCCTAATATTCGTGTGCTAAACCGAGTCTTCTGGAGTTATTACCCTTGTATTAGAGCCTTCAGACATTGCAAGCCAATAGTGCAGGTGGACGGAACTCATTTGTATGGAAAGTACAAGGGTTGTTTGTTGGTTGCAGTCTCACAGGATGGCAACAATAACATCGTGCCGATTGCATTTGCCATAGTGGAGGGAGAGACATCTGAGGCTTGGCACTTTTTTCTCAGTAACTTGCGACAGCATGTTGTGACACGTGACGGTGTGGGTCTTATCTCCGATCGACACGACTCCATTAGGTCTGCTATTGCTCGTAGTCATGGAGCGTGGTCTCCTCCCAGAGCATTCCACATGTTTTGCATCAGACACATAGAGTCCAACTTTCTGAGGAAATTCAAGGCTCTGTATCTGCAGAAGCTTATCGTCAACATCGGTATGAAATTTACTATTACATTTACTCCTGGACTCAGTTATTGTGATGAACGTTTCTTATGGTGGGCCCATTTTTATGTGACAGGATACTCACGGACAGTTCGCGAGTACGAGACGCGTTACCAGCGGTTACATGAGCGAGGTGAGGCTTATACCAACTGGCTGGATCGAATTCCGCGTGAGCAGTACGCCTTGGCATTTGATGGGGGATATCGATGGGGTCATATGACAACCAATCTAGTAGAATGCATCAACTCGGTATTGAAAGGGGCTCGCAATCTTCCAGTCGCTGCACTAGTTAAGGCAACATTTTACAGGCTTAATGAATTGTTCACCCGAAAAAGAGCCGAGGCTGAGGCTCGAATTAATGAAGGACATGTGTTCTCTGAGCATGTAACCTCCAAACTACATGCAAATCAGCTGGCAGCAGGTAACATCCAAGTTAGTTGCTTTGACCGACAAAATGAGGTATTCGAAGTGCGTGAGTGTCCTAGTGGTGTGGAGTATACGGTGGACCTCCGTCAACAAAGGTGTGACTGTGGTGAGTTCCAAGTTGACCGGCTTCCGTGTCGACATGTGTTTGCTTGTTGTGCAAACCAACGTCTTGATTGGCAACTGTATGTACATGATGTCTACAAGATGGACCAGATTCGACGAGTGTACAGGGTTAGGTTTAGGCCACTCGGGAATCCGTCAACATGGCCAGTTTATCATGGACCTCGATTCGTAGGTAATCCATTCCTAAGACGGGTATCCAAAGGTCGGCCAAGGATGACCCGGttcttgaatgagatggacacTCGGATGTTGCGTGGTCCTAGGCGATGTAAGCAATGCGGGGCCGAGGGCCACAGTCGTAGTAGATGTCGTCAACGTGGTGGGCCAAGTAACCCGGGTGCTACAACGCAATAG